A section of the Saccopteryx leptura isolate mSacLep1 chromosome 4, mSacLep1_pri_phased_curated, whole genome shotgun sequence genome encodes:
- the MRPL12 gene encoding large ribosomal subunit protein bL12m isoform X2, with amino-acid sequence MLPAAALPLWVPCLGLRGPVLHLASQQVPRFCAVRLMRCSSHGRGEALAGAPLDNAPKKYPPKIQQLVQDIASLTLLEISDLNELLKVVEEDIPKQKEQTHFTIRLTEAKPVDKVKLIKEIKNYIQGINLVQAKKLVESLPQEIKANVAKAEAEKIKAALEAVGGTVVLE; translated from the exons ATGCTGCCGGCGGCCGCTCTCCCGCTGTGGGTGCCATGTCTTGGGCTTCGAGGCCCCGTGCTCCATTTAGCCAG CCAACAGGTGCCACGCTTCTGCGCTGTGCGACTAATGAGATGCAGCAGCCATGGAAGGGGGGAGGCCCTCGCTGGTGCACCTCTAGATAATGCCCCCAAGAAGTACCCCCCCAAGATCCAGCAGCTGGTCCAGGACATTGCCAGCCTCACGCTCCTGGAGATCTCAGACCTCAACGAGCTCCTGAAG GTAGTAGAAGAAGACATCCCCAAACAAAAAGAACAGACACATTTCACTATCCGCCTGACAGAGGCAAAGCCTGTGGACAAAGTGAAGCTGATCAAAGAAATCAAGAACTATATCCAGGGCATAAACCTCGTGCAG GCAAAGAAGCTGGTGGAGTCACTGCCCCAGGAAATCAAAGCCAATGTTGCCAAGGCAGAAGCAGAGAAGATTAAGGCAGCCCTGGAGGCAGTGGGAGGCACTGTGGTCCTGGAGTAG
- the SLC25A10 gene encoding mitochondrial dicarboxylate carrier isoform X2, whose product MAVETRVSRWYFGGLASCGAACCTHPLDLLKMTYSLTRFAIYETVRDHIAKGSEGPLPFYKKVFLGSISGCIGGFVGTPADMVNVRMQNDMKLPQNQRRNYAHALDGLYRVTQEEGLRKLFSGATMASSRGMLVTVGQLSCYDQAKQLVLSMGYLSDGILTHFVSSFIAGGCATILCQPLDVLKTRLMNSKGEYQGVLHCAMETAKLGLLAFYKGLLPAGIRLMPHTVLTFVFLEQLRKHFGIKVPS is encoded by the exons ATGGCGGTCGAGACACGCGTGTCGCGCTGGTACTTCGGTGGCCTGGCCTCGTGCGGGGCTGCCTGCTGCACGCACCCACTGGACCTGCTCAAG ATGACCTACTCCCTAACTCGGTTCGCCATCTACGAAACTGTGCGGGACCACATAGCCAAGGGCAGTGAGGGTCCCCTTCCGTTCTATAAGAAGGTGTTCCTGGGTTCCATCAGTG GTTGCATCGGAGGCTTCGTGGGGACTCCTGCGGATATGGTCAACGTCAG GATGCAGAATGACATGAAACTGCCTCAGAATCAGCGCCGAAA CTACGCTCATGCCCTGGATGGCCTGTACCGTGTGACCCAAGAAG AGGGTCTGAGGAAGCTGTTCTCGGGTGCAACCATGGCATCCAGTAGAGGGATGTTGGTCACCGTGGGCCAG CTGTCCTGCTATGACCAGGCCAAGCAACTGGTTCTCAGCATGGGGTACCTGTCTGATGGGATCCTCACTCACTTTGTCTCCAGCTTCATTGCA GGTGGATGTGCCACAATCCTGTGCCAGCCCCTGGATGTTCTGAAGACCCGCCTAATGAACTCCAAGGGCGAGTATCAG GGTGTTCTCCACTGTGCCATGGAGACTGCAAAGCTCGGGTTGCTGGCCTTCTACAAG GGCCTCCTGCCTGCTGGCATCCGCCTCATGCCGCACACTGTGCTCACGTTTGTGTTTCTGGAACAGCTTCGCAAACATTTTGGCATCAAAGTGCCATCCTGA
- the MRPL12 gene encoding large ribosomal subunit protein bL12m isoform X1: protein MLPAAALPLWVPCLGLRGPVLHLASQQVPRFCAVRLMRCSSHGRGEALAGAPLDNAPKKYPPKIQQLVQDIASLTLLEISDLNELLKKTLKIQDVGLMPMGGMMPVTASVAAAPEVVEEDIPKQKEQTHFTIRLTEAKPVDKVKLIKEIKNYIQGINLVQAKKLVESLPQEIKANVAKAEAEKIKAALEAVGGTVVLE, encoded by the exons ATGCTGCCGGCGGCCGCTCTCCCGCTGTGGGTGCCATGTCTTGGGCTTCGAGGCCCCGTGCTCCATTTAGCCAG CCAACAGGTGCCACGCTTCTGCGCTGTGCGACTAATGAGATGCAGCAGCCATGGAAGGGGGGAGGCCCTCGCTGGTGCACCTCTAGATAATGCCCCCAAGAAGTACCCCCCCAAGATCCAGCAGCTGGTCCAGGACATTGCCAGCCTCACGCTCCTGGAGATCTCAGACCTCAACGAGCTCCTGAAG AAAACGTTGAAGATACAAGATGTGGGGCTCATGCCAATGGGTGGCATGATGCCTGTTACTGCCTCTGTTGCTGCTGCCCCTGAG GTAGTAGAAGAAGACATCCCCAAACAAAAAGAACAGACACATTTCACTATCCGCCTGACAGAGGCAAAGCCTGTGGACAAAGTGAAGCTGATCAAAGAAATCAAGAACTATATCCAGGGCATAAACCTCGTGCAG GCAAAGAAGCTGGTGGAGTCACTGCCCCAGGAAATCAAAGCCAATGTTGCCAAGGCAGAAGCAGAGAAGATTAAGGCAGCCCTGGAGGCAGTGGGAGGCACTGTGGTCCTGGAGTAG
- the SLC25A10 gene encoding mitochondrial dicarboxylate carrier isoform X1, with protein sequence MAVETRVSRWYFGGLASCGAACCTHPLDLLKVHLQTQQEVKLRMMGMALQVVRSDGILALYNGLSASLCRQMTYSLTRFAIYETVRDHIAKGSEGPLPFYKKVFLGSISGCIGGFVGTPADMVNVRMQNDMKLPQNQRRNYAHALDGLYRVTQEEGLRKLFSGATMASSRGMLVTVGQLSCYDQAKQLVLSMGYLSDGILTHFVSSFIAGGCATILCQPLDVLKTRLMNSKGEYQGVLHCAMETAKLGLLAFYKGLLPAGIRLMPHTVLTFVFLEQLRKHFGIKVPS encoded by the exons ATGGCGGTCGAGACACGCGTGTCGCGCTGGTACTTCGGTGGCCTGGCCTCGTGCGGGGCTGCCTGCTGCACGCACCCACTGGACCTGCTCAAG GTGCACCTGCAGACGCAGCAGGAGGTGAAGCTACGCATGATGGGCATGGCGCTGCAGGTGGTGCGCTCTGACGGCATACTGGCACTCTACAACGGCCTGAGTGCCTCCCTGTGCAGACAG ATGACCTACTCCCTAACTCGGTTCGCCATCTACGAAACTGTGCGGGACCACATAGCCAAGGGCAGTGAGGGTCCCCTTCCGTTCTATAAGAAGGTGTTCCTGGGTTCCATCAGTG GTTGCATCGGAGGCTTCGTGGGGACTCCTGCGGATATGGTCAACGTCAG GATGCAGAATGACATGAAACTGCCTCAGAATCAGCGCCGAAA CTACGCTCATGCCCTGGATGGCCTGTACCGTGTGACCCAAGAAG AGGGTCTGAGGAAGCTGTTCTCGGGTGCAACCATGGCATCCAGTAGAGGGATGTTGGTCACCGTGGGCCAG CTGTCCTGCTATGACCAGGCCAAGCAACTGGTTCTCAGCATGGGGTACCTGTCTGATGGGATCCTCACTCACTTTGTCTCCAGCTTCATTGCA GGTGGATGTGCCACAATCCTGTGCCAGCCCCTGGATGTTCTGAAGACCCGCCTAATGAACTCCAAGGGCGAGTATCAG GGTGTTCTCCACTGTGCCATGGAGACTGCAAAGCTCGGGTTGCTGGCCTTCTACAAG GGCCTCCTGCCTGCTGGCATCCGCCTCATGCCGCACACTGTGCTCACGTTTGTGTTTCTGGAACAGCTTCGCAAACATTTTGGCATCAAAGTGCCATCCTGA